From Hydra vulgaris chromosome 07, alternate assembly HydraT2T_AEP, a single genomic window includes:
- the LOC105844930 gene encoding uncharacterized protein LOC105844930 has product MQNQKQSTNPEILYKKRCKYIGSIAITTLSQEDRLHFVNNKMLEMKEGSKGIAVVLVVTNEGIKAFNERETAVKFAHSISSTAFSTCLPNKRLFAYVARSKQNGGKSIIQAHVFRTKKSRHSHQLSSSVSNAFSIAFSRSETRQKSREQVFQSEAEIQYSKSVSGKKSGGKVWAKLEIAKGHDFASHAVLARVKGNSPLQLEKNKSFDKDQLIEIKVKSPTVSLSESTTVSKELTNGSNELSNEELTPDKTGDKRKIFSTFTHEIVELNRKDQPTKDNEVKVRANTIDVVNVSERFSGSFFPNSNKAQQYENIVIPNKDYDIESVKLRSQSESLNNNHNTFSNSMETPVDKSINDILANAEWFQPGFSREIAEEVLQHRSVGSFIVRDSMSHLGCYVITIKVPQNIKNNGFANLLIERVENNFFRIKGFTSTYPTLLDLVTYYGSIEQDIPCRLRLANNNPLFFEGINSDLSDKLNINDDGNNNDDDDDEYDDPDYEYFNTTDEIMKELQSQ; this is encoded by the coding sequence AtgcaaaatcaaaaacaatcaACTAATCCTGAAATCCTATACAAGAAACGATGTAAATACATTGGTTCTATTGCTATTACTACCCTTTCTCAAGAGGATAGAttacattttgtaaataataaaatgcttGAAATGAAAGAGGGTAGTAAAGGTATTGCTGTAGTACTTGTTGTAACCAATGAAGGTATCAAAGCGTTTAATGAGCGAGAAACAGCTGTTAAGTTTGCTCATAGTATATCTTCCACTGCATTTTCTACCTGTCTTCCTAACAAAAGGCTTTTTGCTTATGTAGCTCGTAGTAAGCAGAATGGTGGTAAATCAATAATACAAGCTCATGtatttagaacaaaaaaatCACGCCATTCCCACCAGCTTAGTTCAAGTGTATCAAATGCATTTAGTATTGCTTTTTCACGTAGTGAGACAAGGCAAAAATCAAGGGAGCAAGTTTTCCAATCTGAGGCTGAAATACAGTATTCAAAGTCTGTCTCAGGAAAGAAATCTGGTGGTAAAGTTTGGGCAAAGTTAGAAATTGCAAAAGGACATGATTTTGCATCACATGCTGTACTTGCAAGAGTAAAAGGAAATTCCCCATTGcagcttgaaaaaaataaatcttttgataaggatcaattaattgaaattaaagtaaaatcaCCAACAGTTTCATTATCTGAAAGTACCACTGTATCTAAAGAACTTACAAATGGATCTAACGAGCTTTCAAATGAGGAACTGACACCTGATAAAACAggagataaaagaaaaatattctcGACTTTTACTCATGAGATTGTTGAATTAAATAGAAAAGATCAACCAACTAAAGATAACGAGGTTAAAGTGAGAGCCAATACTATTGATGTTGTTAATGTTTCTGAAAGATTTTCAGGAagtttttttcctaattccaataAAGCCCAGCAATATGAAAACATTGTAATTCCAAATAAAGACTATGATATCGAATCAGTTAAGCTACGATCACAATCTGAATCTCTAAACAATAATCATAATACATTCTCTAATTCTATGGAAACACCTGTTGATAAATCTATTAATGATATACTTGCAAATGCTGAATGGTTCCAACCAGGATTTTCTCGTGAAATCGCAGAAGAAGTTCTTCAGCACCGATCAGTTGGTTCATTTATTGTTCGTGATAGTATGAGTCATCTTGGTTGCTATGTTATAACTATTAAAGTCCCACAAAACATCAAGAACAATGGTTTTGCAAATCTTCTAATTGAAAGAGtagagaataatttttttagaataaaaggGTTCACTTCAACATATCCTACGTTATTAGATTTAGTTACATATTATGGTTCTATAGAACAAGATATACCCTGTCGATTGCGTCTTGCAAATAATAATCCATTATTTTTTGAAGGTATTAATTCTGATTTGTCagataagttaaatattaatgATGATGgcaataataatgatgatgacgatgatgagtATGATGATCCTGATTATGAGTATTTCAATACCACAGATGAAATTATGAAAGAGCTGCAATCTCAGTAA